In a single window of the Pontibacter russatus genome:
- a CDS encoding ankyrin repeat domain-containing protein, giving the protein MKHLLLILLLGGACHLAFSQTAPHKTTADSAAKAGVTAAAKSANAPAPVVVTKSIWRTPAMDEAMAYYKALRFQGAYMKFREAIAQGDKDAYYFIGRMHQFRELKYDSVQIDTLQQVQDASQYFSANKDSAAYYYQLALDGGSVLGHLGMAETMILRTEKDRREFTQHMHTAAMEIREKAVAGDAFCNRILGSMYYTGFGAMVDKGLAFNYLSRAAAAGDVQSYTSLANLYLNGEGVGKDYDKAVYWLKKGVDAGEREALYTLALLYEEGTLGAVKVQEARKLYRSAVEKGSVSAYEQLIYINQTADQKVVIASIRRDPEMLKRAISAGGDVNTQAVPEEYEADLHGRTPLMHTIYVPLRQEDYGTEYEPEVRFQTVGQLLRKGADINAQDNDGKTALHYLVSCVRLRTELYEMEQVHLIDTLIHHGANPNIQDNEGNTVLAQALQATIGQHIGIMELERLLQYGADPNIKNKEGKTPLMLACEINANYEIILALLQAGADPKLLDNAQKAAIDYTDHRNVQNILLASGSPERQK; this is encoded by the coding sequence ATGAAGCATTTGCTACTGATTTTGCTACTCGGCGGTGCATGCCACCTGGCCTTTTCCCAGACCGCGCCGCACAAAACAACCGCCGACAGCGCCGCGAAGGCAGGCGTAACAGCAGCTGCCAAATCAGCGAACGCCCCTGCGCCTGTGGTGGTGACGAAAAGCATCTGGCGCACCCCGGCCATGGACGAGGCGATGGCCTATTACAAGGCGCTGCGCTTCCAGGGAGCCTATATGAAGTTCCGGGAGGCTATTGCGCAGGGCGACAAGGACGCTTATTATTTTATCGGCCGCATGCACCAGTTCCGGGAGCTGAAGTACGATTCGGTGCAGATTGACACGCTGCAGCAGGTGCAGGATGCCAGCCAGTACTTCTCCGCAAACAAAGACTCTGCGGCCTACTACTACCAGCTTGCCCTGGATGGCGGCAGCGTGCTGGGTCACCTGGGTATGGCCGAGACCATGATACTGCGCACGGAGAAAGACAGGCGTGAGTTTACACAGCACATGCACACCGCTGCCATGGAGATAAGGGAGAAGGCTGTGGCAGGGGACGCCTTTTGCAACCGGATCCTGGGCAGCATGTACTATACCGGTTTCGGGGCGATGGTGGACAAAGGGCTGGCCTTCAATTATCTGAGCCGGGCCGCTGCGGCCGGGGATGTGCAGTCCTATACCTCGCTGGCTAACCTGTACCTGAACGGCGAGGGCGTAGGCAAGGACTATGACAAAGCCGTGTACTGGCTTAAGAAAGGAGTGGATGCCGGGGAGCGCGAGGCGCTGTATACCCTGGCGCTGCTGTATGAGGAGGGCACGCTGGGCGCGGTAAAAGTGCAGGAGGCGCGCAAGTTGTACAGAAGCGCAGTGGAGAAGGGAAGCGTGAGCGCCTACGAGCAGCTCATCTATATAAACCAGACCGCTGACCAGAAGGTGGTGATCGCCTCCATCAGGCGCGACCCGGAGATGCTGAAGCGGGCCATCTCGGCGGGCGGCGACGTGAACACGCAGGCGGTGCCGGAAGAATATGAAGCCGACCTGCACGGGCGCACCCCGCTCATGCACACCATCTACGTGCCCCTGCGCCAGGAGGATTATGGAACTGAATATGAGCCCGAGGTGCGCTTTCAGACGGTGGGGCAGCTGCTCCGGAAGGGCGCCGACATAAACGCCCAGGACAATGATGGCAAGACGGCCCTGCATTACCTGGTGAGCTGCGTCAGGCTCAGGACGGAGCTTTACGAGATGGAGCAGGTACACCTGATCGACACCCTCATCCACCACGGCGCAAATCCCAATATACAGGATAACGAGGGCAACACGGTGCTGGCGCAGGCGCTGCAGGCCACCATCGGCCAGCACATCGGCATCATGGAGCTGGAGAGGCTGCTGCAGTACGGCGCGGACCCCAACATAAAGAACAAGGAGGGCAAGACGCCGCTGATGCTGGCCTGCGAGATAAACGCTAACTACGAAATCATTCTCGCCCTGCTGCAGGCGGGTGCTGATCCCAAACTGCTTGACAATGCCCAAAAGGCGGCCATCGACTACACCGACCACCGCAACGTGCAGAACATCCTGCTGGCCTCAGGCTCACCGGAGCGGCAGAAGTAA
- a CDS encoding DUF3109 family protein — protein MIVLQNTVISDDVREQFFVCNLEKCKGACCVEGDLGAPLEEEELAILQESYEQIKPYMTGAGKQAVAEQGLYIKDWEGDYSTPTINNRECAYAIYDEHKTLKCAIEQAYNDGKISWKKPISCHLYPIRVTKYDDFDALNYDRWGICSAACSFGQDLGVRVYQFLKEPLIRKYGEGWYAELEKLVEEEKATQP, from the coding sequence ATGATAGTTTTACAGAATACGGTCATCAGCGATGACGTGCGCGAACAGTTCTTTGTCTGCAACCTGGAGAAGTGCAAGGGGGCCTGCTGTGTGGAGGGCGACCTTGGCGCTCCGCTGGAGGAGGAGGAACTGGCGATACTGCAGGAAAGCTACGAGCAGATAAAGCCCTATATGACGGGTGCCGGAAAGCAGGCGGTGGCCGAGCAGGGGTTATATATAAAAGACTGGGAAGGCGACTACTCCACGCCCACCATCAACAACCGCGAGTGCGCCTATGCCATATATGACGAGCACAAAACGCTGAAGTGCGCCATAGAGCAGGCCTACAACGACGGCAAAATCAGCTGGAAGAAACCCATCTCCTGCCATCTGTATCCCATCCGCGTCACCAAGTACGACGACTTTGATGCCCTGAACTACGACCGCTGGGGAATTTGCAGCGCCGCCTGCAGCTTTGGCCAGGACCTGGGCGTGCGGGTGTACCAGTTCCTGAAGGAGCCGCTCATCCGGAAGTACGGCGAAGGCTGGTACGCTGAGTTGGAAAAACTGGTGGAGGAGGAAAAAGCCACGCAACCGTAA
- a CDS encoding GEVED domain-containing protein: MKRNLAVTSPGASCAPTYRHSRGKVSRGFAFCLFLLPFLLQPKPATAQVDHPEWRWAKQAGGSSSDYTCAVATGASGTVYTAGAFSGTAAFGSTSLASSGAEDAYIAHYTADGDLLWAHQVGGPAADRATAIATDGSYNVYIAGTFSGTADFGGTSLTSSGEADAFIAKYDASGALLWVRQEGGERIDSVLELSLDIAENLYLAVRSAKSSSDEPLEQVYLYKFGSSGSLQWSSSAGGEGGNVTDVSFDAGGNTFVAGDFTGTMVIGDQTFQSPTNPYKNYSAVFTAKFNPDGKLVWAREAFGMEKYTEKGFPASVQSPLIATDKAGNVYIFGIFFNGVRFGDVILDVGFDGEVPSDVFLAKYDNAGNAVWAKGVARLNQGVDIVELISSADDNLYLAYHPRGFMAQDPTANVNKYDTDGNLIWKIVEDADIDNPTPIHQIALDEDSRLYMTFSFIGEVYITGTTGTEENSVLITSDDLSDRFTAIYSAEGAPVWVQQVGTSAISDASNGVYMAGSFENTATFGTATLTSNGSTDAFLAKVAFTALANPYCIPVMTSGCAEDNFIAYFSFAGLYYNVLGQGCQNNNSYTNFTPFFDYFNDSDYTSTVKQGQSYPINLRSESENGDISREQAYGVWVDYNDDKDFDDPGEFIYSSPGVGANFSSTITIPADAASGVRRLRVRSRPEGIFTASESCVAGTYGETQDYTFAIGYCASFAAAGCGNCSYIDNFSLNTLVNNGSGCNGKAGGYISYEPTGTLSTTVKKGGSYSVSIQSGPMAQTFGVWIDYNNDMDFSDEGEFVYGSPVVEGEYDNDGGGFISPSASTDAFNGTVTIPAHAVTGPVRMRVRSNKFDFYGNEACAEFFPDDPTEQEDSFLYGETEDYTIMIEEPEVGPPTLASFTPQHGLPGTAVQLTGTALATTHAVRFNGVEAEFTVISDTQLKAVVPATATTGSITVTTAGGEATSGTAFVVLQPGIFVFAPWWGHAGSKVIIIGQNLSTTKEVRFNGVAASSFSVYNDYLVRATVPAGATTGKINLLLHGGAEAVSPWDFQVLWRPSALIASEASADSTTLEVPNQPLAEEDLVAYPNPFKGDVVIAATLREAGPVQLVIFSELGQKVREVRYGQLGEGRHELKWDGRNSQGVPVARGLYFYQVVLGNRHLSGKLLKSGGN; encoded by the coding sequence ATGAAAAGAAATTTAGCAGTTACTTCGCCTGGTGCATCATGCGCCCCAACTTACAGGCACAGCCGTGGGAAAGTCTCACGGGGTTTTGCGTTTTGCCTCTTCTTGCTGCCCTTCCTGCTTCAGCCAAAGCCTGCCACCGCTCAGGTCGACCACCCCGAATGGAGGTGGGCCAAACAGGCAGGCGGTTCGTCTTCCGACTACACCTGTGCTGTGGCTACTGGTGCTTCCGGGACGGTATATACTGCCGGGGCCTTCAGCGGCACCGCTGCGTTCGGTAGCACAAGCCTTGCAAGCAGTGGCGCAGAGGACGCCTATATAGCACACTATACTGCTGACGGAGATTTGCTGTGGGCCCACCAGGTAGGAGGACCAGCAGCTGACCGTGCCACTGCCATCGCGACGGATGGATCTTATAATGTATATATAGCTGGCACGTTCAGCGGCACCGCCGACTTTGGCGGCACGAGCCTGACAAGCAGCGGCGAAGCGGATGCCTTCATCGCCAAGTATGATGCGTCGGGCGCGTTGCTATGGGTGCGACAGGAGGGGGGAGAGCGCATCGACAGTGTGCTGGAGCTATCGCTTGATATAGCTGAAAATCTTTATCTGGCCGTTCGTTCCGCAAAGAGCAGCAGCGATGAGCCTCTGGAGCAGGTCTACCTATATAAATTCGGCTCTTCTGGAAGTTTACAATGGTCATCCAGCGCAGGCGGAGAAGGCGGCAATGTTACAGATGTTTCCTTTGATGCGGGCGGCAATACCTTCGTCGCAGGAGATTTCACCGGGACTATGGTGATTGGGGACCAGACTTTCCAAAGTCCAACCAATCCTTATAAGAATTACTCCGCTGTTTTTACGGCAAAGTTCAATCCGGATGGAAAGTTAGTATGGGCCAGGGAAGCGTTCGGCATGGAGAAGTACACCGAGAAAGGGTTTCCTGCCTCTGTTCAATCACCCCTAATAGCTACGGATAAAGCTGGAAACGTCTACATTTTCGGTATTTTTTTCAACGGTGTCCGGTTTGGTGATGTTATACTTGATGTTGGGTTTGATGGTGAAGTTCCAAGTGATGTATTTCTGGCCAAATATGATAATGCCGGTAATGCGGTATGGGCCAAGGGGGTTGCCAGATTAAATCAAGGCGTTGACATAGTAGAATTAATATCCAGTGCGGATGATAACCTCTACCTGGCCTATCACCCGCGGGGTTTCATGGCCCAGGACCCAACTGCCAATGTCAATAAATACGACACAGATGGAAACCTGATCTGGAAAATAGTAGAAGATGCCGATATTGACAACCCTACGCCCATCCATCAAATTGCCCTGGATGAAGACAGCCGTCTTTATATGACTTTCTCTTTTATCGGAGAAGTTTACATAACAGGCACAACCGGAACTGAGGAGAATTCGGTACTTATCACCAGCGACGATTTGTCGGACCGGTTTACTGCCATTTACAGCGCGGAGGGAGCGCCAGTATGGGTGCAGCAGGTAGGAACGAGTGCCATATCCGATGCTTCTAATGGCGTATATATGGCCGGCTCGTTCGAAAACACCGCCACTTTCGGAACTGCCACCCTGACCAGCAACGGTAGTACGGACGCTTTCTTGGCCAAAGTTGCTTTCACTGCCTTGGCTAACCCCTATTGCATTCCGGTTATGACCAGTGGTTGCGCGGAGGATAACTTTATTGCCTACTTTTCCTTTGCCGGTTTGTATTACAATGTGCTGGGGCAGGGATGTCAGAATAATAACAGCTACACCAATTTTACACCTTTTTTTGATTACTTCAACGACTCCGACTACACTTCCACTGTGAAGCAGGGGCAAAGCTACCCCATCAACCTGCGGTCGGAATCTGAAAATGGCGATATATCCAGGGAGCAGGCCTACGGCGTGTGGGTCGACTACAATGACGACAAGGATTTTGACGACCCCGGCGAATTTATATATAGTTCCCCCGGAGTCGGGGCAAATTTTTCGAGCACCATAACTATACCCGCTGATGCCGCCTCAGGTGTCAGGCGCCTGCGGGTAAGGAGCAGGCCGGAGGGTATATTCACTGCCTCCGAGTCCTGCGTGGCTGGCACCTACGGCGAGACCCAGGACTATACCTTTGCCATCGGATACTGTGCCTCCTTTGCGGCTGCAGGTTGCGGAAATTGTTCTTATATAGATAATTTCAGCCTCAACACCCTCGTCAACAACGGTTCAGGCTGTAACGGGAAGGCTGGCGGCTACATCAGCTATGAGCCCACCGGCACGCTTTCCACCACCGTTAAAAAAGGGGGGAGCTACAGCGTCAGCATCCAGTCCGGCCCTATGGCGCAAACATTTGGCGTTTGGATAGACTACAACAACGACATGGACTTCAGCGATGAAGGTGAGTTTGTGTATGGTTCCCCTGTTGTAGAAGGAGAGTATGACAACGATGGCGGAGGGTTTATATCCCCGTCTGCCAGTACAGATGCGTTCAATGGCACAGTAACTATACCTGCGCACGCTGTTACTGGGCCTGTGCGCATGCGGGTGCGGTCAAATAAATTCGATTTCTATGGTAATGAGGCCTGCGCTGAGTTTTTTCCGGATGATCCGACCGAGCAGGAGGACTCTTTCCTTTACGGAGAAACAGAAGATTACACCATCATGATAGAGGAGCCGGAGGTGGGCCCGCCCACGCTTGCTTCTTTCACACCCCAGCACGGGCTACCCGGAACAGCGGTGCAGCTGACCGGCACCGCCCTGGCAACCACACATGCAGTCCGGTTCAACGGTGTGGAGGCCGAGTTCACCGTCATCAGCGACACGCAACTGAAGGCTGTCGTTCCGGCCACGGCGACCACTGGCAGCATCACGGTCACCACTGCGGGCGGGGAGGCCACCAGCGGGACAGCGTTTGTCGTGCTGCAGCCTGGCATCTTTGTCTTTGCGCCGTGGTGGGGCCACGCAGGCTCCAAAGTCATCATCATCGGGCAAAACCTCTCTACCACCAAAGAGGTCCGCTTCAATGGCGTGGCAGCGAGCAGTTTCTCAGTATACAACGACTACCTGGTGCGGGCGACGGTGCCCGCCGGGGCAACTACCGGTAAAATCAACCTCCTGCTGCATGGCGGGGCAGAAGCCGTCAGCCCCTGGGACTTCCAGGTGCTCTGGAGACCATCAGCGCTCATAGCGTCTGAGGCATCAGCCGACAGCACCACGCTGGAAGTGCCAAACCAACCGCTGGCAGAGGAGGATCTTGTGGCTTATCCGAATCCGTTCAAAGGAGATGTCGTGATTGCTGCCACGCTTCGCGAGGCGGGCCCGGTGCAGTTGGTCATCTTCTCGGAGCTGGGCCAGAAAGTGCGGGAAGTCCGCTACGGCCAGCTCGGCGAGGGAAGGCATGAGCTGAAGTGGGACGGCAGAAACAGCCAGGGCGTGCCGGTGGCGCGGGGGCTTTACTTCTACCAGGTGGTGCTCGGCAACAGGCACCTGAGCGGCAAGCTGCTCAAGTCAGGCGGCAACTGA
- the accC gene encoding acetyl-CoA carboxylase biotin carboxylase subunit: MFKKILIANRGEIALRIIRTCKEMGIKTVAVYSTADKESLHVRFADEAVCIGPPPSALSYLNIPNIIAAAEITNADAIHPGYGFLSENAEFSRICAENHIKFIGATPDMINQMGDKSSAKATMKKAGVPTIPGSEGLLKSMDEGLKIAAKIKYPVILKATAGGGGKGMRIARNEAEFEKGWNDARTEAKAAFGNDGIYLEKFVEEPRHIEIQLIGDQHGHVAHLSERDCSIQRRHQKLVEETPSPFITDKLREKMGKAAIAGAKAINYEGVGTIEFLVDKNRDFYFMEMNTRIQVEHPITEEVIDFDLIKEQIKVAAGEKISGKNYFPKMHAIECRINAEDPKNGFRPSPGKITTLHMPGGHGVRVDSHVYSGYTIPANYDSMIAKLIVSAQTREEALVKMKRALSEFMIEGIKTTVPFHLKLMDDPGFKAGNFTTAYLDNFNFKDL, encoded by the coding sequence ATGTTCAAAAAGATACTCATCGCCAACCGTGGCGAGATTGCCCTGCGCATTATCCGGACGTGCAAAGAGATGGGGATAAAGACGGTGGCCGTTTACTCCACCGCCGACAAGGAAAGCCTGCACGTGCGCTTTGCCGACGAGGCTGTCTGCATTGGGCCCCCTCCCAGCGCGCTGTCGTACCTCAACATCCCGAACATCATCGCGGCTGCGGAGATCACCAACGCGGACGCCATCCACCCGGGATACGGCTTCCTGTCGGAGAACGCCGAGTTCTCCCGCATCTGCGCCGAGAACCACATCAAGTTCATCGGGGCCACCCCGGATATGATCAACCAGATGGGTGACAAGTCGTCTGCGAAAGCCACCATGAAAAAAGCCGGTGTGCCGACCATTCCGGGCTCGGAGGGACTGCTGAAATCGATGGACGAGGGCCTGAAGATAGCGGCCAAGATCAAATACCCGGTTATCCTGAAGGCGACAGCCGGCGGCGGCGGCAAGGGTATGCGCATCGCCCGGAACGAAGCCGAGTTTGAGAAAGGCTGGAACGATGCCCGCACCGAGGCCAAAGCCGCTTTCGGAAACGACGGCATCTACCTGGAGAAGTTTGTGGAGGAGCCCCGCCACATCGAGATTCAGCTGATAGGCGACCAGCACGGCCACGTGGCGCACCTCTCGGAAAGGGATTGCTCCATCCAGCGCCGCCACCAGAAGCTGGTGGAGGAAACCCCCTCTCCCTTCATCACCGACAAGCTGCGCGAGAAAATGGGCAAGGCGGCCATTGCGGGCGCCAAAGCCATCAACTACGAAGGGGTGGGCACCATCGAGTTCCTCGTGGACAAGAACCGTGACTTCTACTTTATGGAGATGAACACCCGCATACAGGTGGAGCACCCAATCACGGAGGAAGTAATTGATTTCGACCTGATAAAAGAGCAGATAAAAGTGGCTGCGGGCGAGAAAATATCCGGGAAAAACTACTTCCCGAAGATGCACGCCATCGAGTGCCGCATCAACGCCGAAGACCCCAAGAACGGCTTCCGCCCCTCCCCCGGAAAAATCACCACGCTGCACATGCCGGGTGGCCACGGCGTGCGGGTCGATTCGCACGTGTACTCGGGCTATACCATTCCGGCGAACTATGACTCGATGATTGCCAAGCTGATCGTGAGCGCCCAGACCCGCGAGGAGGCGCTGGTGAAAATGAAGCGCGCGCTGAGCGAGTTTATGATAGAGGGCATCAAGACAACGGTCCCCTTCCACCTGAAGCTGATGGACGACCCCGGTTTCAAGGCCGGTAACTTCACCACCGCTTACCTCGATAATTTTAATTTCAAGGATTTATAA
- the accB gene encoding acetyl-CoA carboxylase biotin carboxyl carrier protein, protein MKAKEIQELIDFIAKSGLNKVNIETEEFKISVKRDPDQKVKYVKDSGAAPAPAPAATPLPAPSAAPAAPAPAAAAPAASDDSRYVALKAPMIGTFYRASSPESPIFVNVGDEVKKGQVICIIEAMKLFNEIEAEVSGRIVKVLVDNANPVEYDQPLFLVDPS, encoded by the coding sequence ATGAAAGCTAAAGAAATCCAGGAACTCATCGACTTCATCGCCAAATCCGGCCTGAACAAAGTAAACATTGAGACAGAAGAGTTTAAAATATCGGTTAAGCGCGACCCGGACCAGAAGGTAAAGTATGTAAAGGACTCCGGCGCGGCCCCGGCCCCCGCACCGGCCGCCACTCCCCTGCCTGCCCCGTCTGCCGCCCCTGCTGCCCCGGCCCCTGCTGCGGCAGCTCCCGCCGCCAGCGACGACAGCAGGTATGTGGCCCTCAAGGCCCCGATGATCGGTACCTTCTACAGGGCGTCCAGCCCCGAAAGCCCCATCTTCGTGAACGTGGGCGATGAGGTGAAAAAGGGCCAGGTCATCTGCATCATCGAAGCCATGAAGCTGTTCAATGAGATTGAGGCAGAGGTATCCGGCAGGATTGTGAAGGTGCTGGTAGACAACGCCAACCCGGTTGAATACGACCAGCCGCTGTTCCTGGTAGACCCATCATAA
- the efp gene encoding elongation factor P: MATTADIKNGLCMEYNNDLYVVIDFQHVKPGKGPAFVRTKLRNIKTGKVLDNTFSAGHKITTARVEQRPHQFIYKDDLGYNFMDMNTFEQVALEDHMVPFADLMKEGQEVTILFHAETETPLTCEIPPFVELTITYTEPGLKGDTATNASKPAIVETGATIQVPLFIGQDEKIKVDTRTYSYAERVK, translated from the coding sequence ATGGCAACCACCGCTGATATTAAAAACGGATTGTGCATGGAATACAACAACGACCTCTATGTCGTCATTGATTTCCAGCACGTGAAACCCGGAAAAGGACCTGCTTTTGTTCGGACGAAGCTCCGAAACATCAAAACCGGCAAGGTACTCGACAATACCTTCTCTGCCGGCCACAAAATCACCACCGCCCGTGTGGAGCAGCGCCCCCACCAGTTTATATACAAAGATGACCTTGGCTACAACTTCATGGATATGAATACGTTTGAGCAGGTTGCACTGGAAGATCACATGGTGCCTTTTGCCGATTTGATGAAAGAGGGCCAGGAGGTGACGATTCTGTTCCATGCGGAGACGGAGACGCCCCTTACCTGCGAAATTCCTCCTTTTGTGGAGCTGACCATCACCTATACCGAGCCGGGGCTGAAAGGCGATACCGCCACCAACGCCTCGAAACCCGCCATAGTGGAGACGGGTGCTACCATTCAGGTGCCTTTGTTCATCGGCCAGGATGAAAAAATCAAAGTAGACACCCGTACCTATTCATACGCAGAGAGAGTTAAATAA
- a CDS encoding NADP-dependent oxidoreductase, whose amino-acid sequence MKSKTILLNSRPHGAPSKDNFKITETEVPALQPGEVLLKALYISVDPYMRGRMSDARSYAAPYEVGKPFMGGVVAEVVESRNGQLQKGAVVVGSLPWQQYTVHTGKGLHAVDPEVAPLSYHLGILGMPGQTAYFGLLYIGQPKEGETIVVSGAAGAVGTVVGQIAKLKGCRVVGIAGSDEKIDYLKNKLHFDEAINYKTTGDINRAVAQACPDGVDVYFDNVGGAISDAVLLSLNKFARIAVCGQIAFYNNTTPPTGLRVEPILLRNSALMKGFIVNDYASDFGTAARELASWLKEGKLQYQETIKEGFEHIPEAFLGLFTGENTGKLLVKVAEREA is encoded by the coding sequence ATGAAGAGTAAAACCATCCTGCTTAACAGCCGCCCGCACGGCGCGCCCAGCAAAGACAATTTTAAAATCACCGAAACAGAAGTGCCTGCCCTGCAGCCGGGAGAGGTGCTGCTGAAAGCGCTGTATATATCCGTAGACCCCTATATGCGGGGGCGCATGAGCGATGCCAGGTCCTATGCCGCACCGTACGAGGTAGGCAAGCCATTTATGGGCGGCGTAGTGGCCGAGGTGGTGGAGAGCAGGAACGGGCAACTGCAAAAAGGAGCAGTGGTGGTAGGCAGCCTGCCGTGGCAGCAGTACACGGTGCATACAGGCAAGGGACTGCACGCGGTAGATCCGGAGGTGGCGCCGCTGAGTTACCACCTGGGCATATTAGGGATGCCGGGCCAGACAGCCTACTTCGGCCTGCTGTATATAGGCCAGCCAAAAGAAGGCGAAACGATAGTGGTGTCGGGGGCGGCTGGCGCCGTGGGCACAGTGGTGGGCCAGATCGCGAAGCTGAAAGGCTGCCGCGTGGTGGGGATTGCCGGCTCCGACGAAAAAATCGACTATCTCAAAAACAAGCTTCACTTCGACGAAGCCATCAACTACAAAACTACTGGCGACATTAACAGGGCTGTGGCACAGGCCTGCCCCGATGGCGTGGATGTTTATTTCGACAACGTGGGCGGTGCCATCTCAGATGCCGTGCTGCTGTCGCTGAACAAGTTTGCGCGCATCGCCGTCTGTGGCCAGATCGCCTTTTATAACAACACCACTCCTCCCACAGGTCTGCGCGTGGAGCCCATCCTGCTCCGCAACAGCGCCCTGATGAAAGGATTTATCGTGAACGACTACGCCAGCGATTTCGGAACGGCCGCCCGGGAACTGGCATCCTGGCTGAAGGAAGGGAAACTGCAGTACCAGGAAACCATCAAGGAAGGCTTTGAACATATTCCGGAGGCTTTTCTGGGCCTTTTTACCGGCGAGAACACCGGCAAACTGCTCGTGAAAGTGGCTGAGCGGGAAGCATAG